One window of Scylla paramamosain isolate STU-SP2022 chromosome 47, ASM3559412v1, whole genome shotgun sequence genomic DNA carries:
- the LOC135094907 gene encoding EKC/KEOPS complex subunit TPRKB-like has product MAFSVVLEDEARTVCRLVLFTKVENAGQVRKLILAGEVEASLIKPQMVVAPFQVVVAANRAVRAQALGKMATRSLYTEVIFNLSTKKNITNALKTFGLGDEDKEVLAVVLGTEEEVEARVTKITQQISGKVVATSELASLTQEAQVRELYKVTPEELTAGSLLDAVVSRMACRDFLVL; this is encoded by the exons ATGGCGTTCTCCGTGGTGCTGGAGGACGAGGCCCGCACGGTGTGCCGCCTGGTGCTGTTCACGAAGGTGGAGAATGCCGGCCAGGTGCGCAAGCTGATCCTCGCGGGAGAGGTGGAGGCCAGCCTGATCAAGCCCCAGATG GTGGTGGCGCCGttccaggtggtggtggcggccaacAGGGCGGTGAGGGCACAGGCGCTCGGCAAGATGGCAACGCGCTCTCTCTACACGGAGGTCATCTTCAATCTCTCCACCAAGAAGAAC ATAACGAACGCCCTTAAAACCTTCGGGCTGggggacgaggacaaggaggtgctggcggtggtgctggggacagaggaggaggtagaggccAGGGTTACCAAGATCACCCAGCAAATCAGTGGCAAG gtggTGGCCACATCGGAGCTGGCCAGTCTGACACAAGAGGCGCAGGTGCGGGAGCTATACAAGGTGACACCTGAGGAGCTCACCGCTGGGAGTCTATTGGATGCCGTGGTGTCCCGCATGGCCTGTCGGGATTTCCTGgtcttgtga